The region ActcatttttgcaaaaaaaaataaagttattgaaaaaaaaaaaaaaacttgtttactttttatattttttttattaacgataaaaaataaaagacattatTTTATAGTAATCAAACTACTTAATTATAAAACGGAACCATTTGAATCTTAAAAGTAGGATTAAAAATAGCGGTAGAACTGAGATTGTTAAAGGTAAGCGGTTCAGATTTGGAATTGAGAAACGACCATCTTGTTTGTTTCCAATTGTCCACATCGTTCATATCAAAGGTACTTAATTGTCCTTGTGTAACAGTgttacgatttttttttaaatcaatattggTGGTGACTTGAGTAGGATTGGTGTAGtctaacaaattaaaataagcaaCAATTCCGGGAACAAAAGTTCTATTCATATACATTCCACAATTTACTGCTTGATcacatttgataaaaatgttaGCGTCAGTAGCAGTAGGAAAATTGGAAACGttgatattaaaattactaatttgAACAAGAGTGCATCTTAAGaaagccaattttttttttttgaattttaaaatcaagaGTCATGGCATTGGTCATATTTTGATCCACTTGCATAATAAAAGGATCGATTTGCTGGGATAAACTATATTGATCTCTTTGTAAAAGTAAAGTATAAGATATAGGATTGTTTCCATTAGgttgatacatttttaaaatgatattttttaatggtaagCTATCTGTCCAAGTTTGTATTATAGTACCGTcgctttttttttgataagtaaATTGTACATTGAGCAAAGTGCATTAAAATACCAATTCTGTTGGACTATTTCCATGTAAAACAGCTTTGACACTATTTAACCATGTTTTATGAGTCGGTGTAGTAGCTCTTTCAAAACTAGTTGTAGTGAGAAGAGGTACTTTGATGGTATTTGAAAAAATAGGTTTGCTTTGTTcgcaatatattaaaatttcaataaaagtcTCTGCGCTATATTTAGCGATTAAAGAGCTATCGGATGTCCGTATTTTATAAATGTCATCACGTAAGTTTGAAGGTAATACTTGAAAGGGAGTGCCTTTCATTTCGGGAGTACCAATAGGAACATTATTCCATGTATAACTGGTATCATAATCTAAATAGAAGTTACTTTTCATTTCAGAATAGGCGTTACCTTTCATAAGTAATGTGCTAATTTTCATGGGtgataataattttctttgGAAGGAcggtaaagaaaaaaaagtataataatttgaatttcCGTCTATAGGATCAGGAATGCATGAAGGCACACCCTTTGCTTTATTTGTAAGATATttactaaacattttaaaatcgaACCCTGCATAAGTATGATCGTCAAAAgtcaagttatttaaattgagATTGAGTAAATTGTTTGTCATGTTTAAACTTTCGGAAAAAACATCCATCATTTTTAATTCTCGTTCAGGCCATATCACTtgatcaacgttaaaaaaaggtaaaggtAAAGATGCTAAcggtatattttttaaagtataacgataatattttcttttggaTGTGAgaggaaaataaatttaataaaaacttgttaataaTTCTGTAGGTTCTACGCCTAAATCAGCTGCTGTAACATAGATAAGTTTTGTACCAAATCGAGTTAGAAAGCAGTTGTAAAAGCAGCTTTAATAATATCTGCAAATTGTGGTAGTACTATTTTTTTAGTGGTATAAACTCCAGGATAAAGAGGGTTTTTAGTGTCGACATAATCGTTCCAAATTTTCCATAAAGATTGAATACGAAGATTGACATTATAAGGTATGTTGAAATTGTTAAGATTAGTTTCTACGTTATATAGGTTGCCTTCAAAGGGTATTGTGTTGGTGTTggttattattttgaataaaaagaaagCAATTTGCCACGGTACAATGtgtttcatttttgattttgtgcTTTCTGCAATAggtaaaaagttattaacataCACATCTAGATCAACACTAAGAATATTATTGTCGGCGGTTAAATTTGTTCCAGTTAGAGCCGGATTTTTATAATTGGGTGAGAGCATAATATGAATTAAAGGTCGAACAAAGGTTTCTTTTATACCGTTTAGAATAATTTGTCTTTCGGGTGAAATAGCTGCTATTTGTGCGGCGGTTAAAAGTGGatgttttgcataaactaaataGTTTTTACTAGTGTGagtatttaatgataaattgtATATGTTGTCGCATAGAGAATTAGTAGTAATATAAtcaaattgtaataattttgtaaaatcttcTAGAACGTACACACTTGCACTtgttctatttgaaaaaaaaaacgaaaaaagatAAACCTCTTTCTTGTAAAGGCGAGATCACGCTTAAGGTAGATCGAATAGGTTGTAAAAAAGAAGGATTTCTTGCATgttcgtttctttttttataataccataataaattataattggTTCTATTACTAAATGGGGAAGTATTGacgttaaataaattttgttgaacATTGTTGTTGCTATCTAAACTAAACTTTATCATGGGTAAATCGATTGCCGCCGTTTTGTATCGAAGTTCAGTTAAAggatcaaataaatattttggattaaaatattttgttgatgaAATTTTATCATCATTTAGAATTATAAAGTTCCAtgtttctaacaaaaaaatcatcttgATAGGCGGTGGGTGTCATAACGCTAAAGAGTTTACCTCCACCTGACGCAACAAAGGTCCACATATAACTCAAATGATCGGCGTTCATGTTTTCCATATCTAATATGTCATAGCAAGGAAACGTGTCACCTGGTAAGGGTATATGATTGGTGTTCAAGACAACATTTTTAGtaacaagataaaaatattttatgagtCTTGTAGGATTGCTTATCATATCGCTTTGAATATcggataacattttttttatagcaggTTTGGATTCCATTCTTAATCCGTATTTGTTTTCAGGAAACGATAGGTTTTCGTCTACTCGAGTTAAATTAGTAGGAACATCCATACTCGCTAAATGTAGAgtggtattatttttaaatgtggGTTTGTCAATATCGTTGAGAGTTAACGGTAAACTAAAATCGTTCAAGACATTATAATGAACGctagctttatttttatttttaatttcgctAAAATATTAAGTAgtacaatcatatttatttacatctaaAACATCGTCAAACgttaaattgttcattttttctttttttcttgcagCCTTTTCttcaaaggttttaaaaaagtatcaacatattcgctaaactttttatagtaaatCTCTTTATCTTCTTCGTTAATAGGTAATAAATCTTCTCATTTCATTTTGAAAGTCGTATTTAAATTGCCTACTACTCccactttataaatataaacggGTAAATAACCTTTTAGTTAAGGGTTAGAGCGTTTAGAGACtgattataattacttttttggaAGTGTCCCAATACGCATTATCTCGAGTAGTTGATTTGCTAAATGTGTCTTTAAGATctactttacattttttcaaataacattcGGTGCCAACGGAGAGaggtttgtatatttttgatttgtcgtttttgtattctttttctACTCGATGTAGCATGTTGGAAGAAAAATGAAGTCCTCGTCTTTTGTCATCGCGATATTGATCGACTAAACGAAGAGCTTTACCTTTGGCATCGTCAGCATTCAAATCTTCAGGAGCTATTCCACTCGTTACTCTTTCTTTTTCGTTTAGTTTTTGTTCTATATTCTATATCTTCGATATAAAAActccaattgtttttttgaaattcgccttgttttcttaatttttgataaagctGTTTTAACCGTCCTATTGTCGATTCGGCCAAGTAAGCTTTTCCATAATTTTTAGAACTAAAATGATGAATATTTTGTTCATAACAccattcttttattttgttgttaaaaaattcttcatGTTGATCGGTTTGCAAGTAGATAAAAGTTTTATCGTCTCTTTTAATATcttcaaaaatatgtttaaaactgCTAAGTACTTTATCGGCGGTTTTTTTACTGGTCACTctcaaataaactattttagaCACTCCATCTACCACAACTAAACAAAATTCAGGACGATGaggaacaaaatttaaattaaaactgtttatgTCGGCCAAATCAGCTTGAAAATATTGTCGAGGTCTATCGTACGAATATTGATGAGTTTCATAAACATAAGGTTTCCTAGGCGCTTGTTTTTTAACGCTCGCatcagttgtttttttaaaaagtaaagtgaCATGTGACCAAGCTGTTATGAGACCGTTCCATTTGGCATAGATGGAACTTTCTAAAagtgtatttaatttttcataaaatttcaaatcggttggatttttttttaaagtgtcaaattgaagcaaaacttttttaattttgaatacgTCTGTCAAAGCAAACAAACGACTTGATAATTTGGTCAGTTGATCTTCTACAAGGTTGTCAATAGCATCTCTCAAGACGTTgtccatttctttaaaaaaaatttttgttagattGCCTTTCCTCGTTCTTTATCCTCGGCCCTTTTTCTCATTGATCTCGTTTCTAAAGGTTTTCTTTTTAATCCTACTCGTTCCTTTGTAGTTATGCTAGTTTCACTAGTCTCAGTTGAAGCACTAGCCCCTGTTGGTTCAGAAGTGAAAGCAGTTGGTTCAGAAGTAGAAGGTAAAACGGTAGCACCTAATAATTCGGGAGAAGTTTCAGGTGGTTTAGTAGGTTCAGTTTTAGCTGTTTCGGTaggttctttttcttttttagtttctatCGTTGCTAAAGAGGAATCAGATGCTCGTGTTCGTGGTTCTTTTTTGGGCGTAGGAATACGTGATAACGAAGAACTTGTGAACGAATGAgtgaataaatttcttttttttaaattggtaaataattttaaagagttggcaaaattttcaatatcataagaatccattttaaaacattttttataagataataaaagCGAATTTAAACGAAGAAGTTGAGAATTATACATTGTACCCATTATCATCAGCAATTcaagtaaacttttttctttgattGTGTTTTCTGTGTTGTAAAATTGATTTGAACTGGATTTGATACTTTCCAATAAAGCCATCATCCCTCCTTTATCACAAGTTCGCtctacattttcttttaaaatgactACATCTGCTACATCTCTAAAAGGTAACGAAGGCACGtgattgaaaaaagttttaaatgttaaatagaGCATATTTTCACCGATAGCTCTGCTAGCTAGTGCGTTCTCGTCATAATTATTTATCATTCGTTCGAAAATAGCTTTATTGGATAATAAataactgttgttttaaatatattctctCAAAATGTCAAATTTAACACCTTGAAACATTTCACCATATTGTATACATCTTTGATTAATAATGTCTtttgtttctaataatatttcaaaagttcttGTTCCGACAAAACTTTTATCGCTTATGGATTCGCCTTCTATAAAACCAGAAGCATAACAGTATAAGGATCACAAGCTAGAGCACTAGCATATACACCTTCGGATGATAATTTAGTTTCGTTTCGGAAAGgtatgttgtattttttaataaaactccACAATTTCGCAAAAGTAAGTTGTCTTATTTGGTAATAATCAGCTGCTAATCTCATGTTGCTTACAGAGTGAGAAGAggtaagtaaagttaaaaattcgtTAGCGTAAAAGGAATATTGTGTTGGatcctttattttttcaaatgcaaaGTTGGTGGCATTGTTAATAATACTCGCTATGGATTCTTCTACATCTACAACATTGgcttgatataaaataaaaattattaaattgttcaAAGTTGCTTTTTCGTTTCTCTAAAATTCGTAAAAGTTCTTCACTTTCCCAATCATTCAGAATCAGAACTGGGTCCACCGTCTGAAGATTCGCACAATCCAATCgtttttgtcttttaatttCTTCGAGTAGTTGTGTTGCTCTTTGATTCATATTTCATAAGCAAATCGAACTAAAGTATCTGCTAAAGCTATTAAATCATAAACTctcaattccatttttaatttttctatattttcacAAGCAGAATTTAATTTTTCCCACAATATACGTCTATGTGTTTTGTGAAGTAAAAAAACTCCTGGTTGAAAATATGGAGGTAAACactttaaaggatttttttctaaactttcaatagtattttcataataaaaaatccaTTGTGTGATAACGTGTCCTTGTTCATCCAAACCAAAACATTCtcttgctaattttttatgaatacatTGAATTACGATACTGTGACAATGATAACTCAACTCAGATAAAGGTTTGACTTTAGAAGTAGCATTTTCTTCTGACTTTGTAATACTAGTTTTACAATTAAACGtcattaaaaaaggaaataggTTTCTACTTGTACACATGAATGATTTTTGCGGATAATAATGAGTAATATATgtaatgtatatatagataataaTGAGTAATATATGTAATGTATATGAGTAATATAAtatgcggccgtggcgcagcggttagagcgcttgctttataagcaggagatccaggttcgaaacgagctctggacaaattttcgcgtcacggtaaggaaggaggcgtgaacttcctggttaaatgcacttccgcggtgctgtgacaagaccgtaaggacttcttggggcacctaaaataaaaattgaaaacaaaaaaaaaaatataatcgcTGTATGTAAATTTATCCGGTTTATAATAACCTTTACATTTATGTAAGTCTGTAGTAAATTTTTGACCACATTCTGAACAATGAAAAAGAACTCGTGTCTTGTTTGCAGAAAAATGTACAGTAGAAAATTTTTCATTCAACATGCTTATAGCATGAAAAGAATTGTGTTcttgaaaaatacaaatttttattgtgttgatTGTTTTTCTCCGTTGATTCGCTTTATTTCTTTCCTCGTCATTAATAAAAACTCTTTGAGAATCTTGATCGCCTTTGGTAATGTTTGCGCTTTCATATACCACTTTTAATAATTCTGTAAGAGTACTTTTATATTgcgattttaattttgtatgcaataaacaaattttggtattatttttgttaacaacaaaaattttaatgttaatacgATCAAAAGTATTTTCGTAAGCAAAACAGTGACACAAATCAATCAAAGTTTGAAATGacatatttttagatttttcttttaaattttgaaaaatgttttttttccaagcaaaaatattttcttcatcttgattttcaaaaaggatttttaaaatattttcttcagaTTGTAAATCAGTtgtattttttccaaaagttttttattccattttttaGTTGTAGTGACATTCCTTGTCGAGCCAACAAAGAGATGAGAAAAGcagaataaaaacataaaccaGGTTCGAACAAAATACTATAatccaaaaactttttttcccgCTCGTAAGATAATTTAGTATAAGAAAGACCTTTTTGTGAATTTTGCCATTGCGTTATAGAATGAGGTCTATACCATTCTCCAAACCATTCGTCTACATCAATTTCTTTGATggatttttgcttttttttataagaaattaattttcgttttattttcgtagaatgttttattttttttatttttttgaatttgttccTCTGTCATGagcatttttcttttataacctGACAATTCAAAATTTCGTAATTTTGAGTTGTCAATAGAAAGATCAATGAATTAAATTTCATTGATCTTTCTGTTAAATTAAATAGAGATTTGATTTTGATATTGCATAATCGTTTCAACCTCCATCCGCTATCggtttctaaaatattaaaagctcCACGAAGATTGGCATCTTGAATAAAACGTAAATTAGTGGGTCCttctaaaagttttataaaataaacaggtGAATTGTAACAATGTttcattattttacaataaccaTCTTCAATAGATTTGCAACATAAAGTAACAATAttataaccaattaaaaaattttgaaacaagtCAGCAAAATGAATACTGTTTTTCATTTGCATTTCAAACCCTTCCAATGTTTTATGTTCTACGTGATAAACAATTTCATCTGGACTTTGAATTTCTGAATAAAGTCGTGATTCTTCAACAATATCTTCATCTTTATGGTCatctttaatgtaaaataaatgttcTGTGTATATTGTGTTGGTACTAAATTTACTTTCCTCAGTTTGATattcaaatttcatttttttttatatctgaaaaaaaaaaatttcatgtattttttataaaattccaaAACATCCGAATGaacagttatattttttaatatttgtcgtaattttgatttatcattaagaataataaaaatatcattaatattacAAACTCGTAATAAAGTAAcataataaatactattattaaaagcctttgaattaaaattaataactgcTTTATTCATTGTACTTCCTTGTGCTTTATGCACAGTAAAAGAAAAAGCTAATTATAAAGGTAATCTTAATCTTGAACCTACAACAGCGTGAGAGCAATCTAAAATGTCTTCTTTTACAAATTCAATTTTGACTTCTTTTCCATTCATACTAACCCAAACAgcattattttctaataaagtGAGTGTGACAACACTACCATTACACAAACCTTCTTCAACATTGATATTTCTCACAAGCATAACAACTGCACTTATTTTTAGATTAACAGCTGCTggaatttgaaatgaatattgTATGTTTGGATTTTTAATGACATCTTTTGCATAAAACCAGCGTCCTTCATACTTTATattatccatttttttattattataaatatcaacttctaaatttctaaaaaataatctcgtatatttaatgttgatattttCATCCTTTTCAAAACAACGagtcataaaataattaatagtttGGTCTGAAACTTGTCCAAAACGTATATCGTTTAAAGCTCCAAAAAATTGTGCATCTTCTTTTTGTCTGAAACATTCAGTTAAAACTAGAACTTGTGTCATGTATTGTTGCCatatttttgattcaaaaacaaattcacCTTTGACAGGtggtaattgaaaaaaatctccACAAGCAATAACTTGTATACCTCTAAATAGTTCATCATAACATTGTTTAATTTCACAAGTGATTAAGTGTAATAAATCAAATGTTTGAGCTTAATCAATGAAATTTCATCAATGATTAAAACATCAGTTTCCaaccaacattttttaatgtcagGATGCATATGTTGTTTATAATAATCTAAACTTTTAACACCTGTTTCTATACCAGCAAAAGCATGTATAGTCACACCATTTAATAAATGAGCTGCTTTTCCTGTACTCGCTGTAATATGTATTGTTTTATAGATGTGTATACTTTGAGCAATTTCTTTCACTATATAACTTTTTCCACAACCAGCACCtccagtaattaaaaaattgattcctTCATCAAGCCATTGAAGagctttttgttgttgtaaagataacattttttattatttgctgaaaaaaaaattataaaaaattattttgaatataaatacattacagaatattttacaaaaaacatcataaaaataatgctCGCATCAATGTTTTTTTCCAGTTTACATGAAAAATTGTCTTTATGTCCATTAACAagcaataaaaactttacagcTAACATTTCATCCTCTTTCAATACGTTTTTTTGTTCATTGTCTAATAACTTTAGCAACTTTTTGTTGTTATCATTTtctcttattttattcatttaaaaaaaattacatataaataacttgttcaaaacatttttcacaATATATAAACGAATAACTTCGCTTCCAAATTTcagaatatttaaattcataacAATCTTCACattcatttaaataatgtttacaattttCAATTTCTAGACATTTTTCTTTCACATGCCTTAATAAATCttctttagataaatttttataaaaataataaaaactttgaaaatttaaattcaaataaacatgatgatgtattttaatatattgaaacaccattaaaatcaatatagaAGGTATTCTTCGACctacttcaataaaaaattgatcCCATTCGTAATTCAAAAAACGTAATTTACATGATTCACATAAAGTTTGTCTTGAAGTAAACGCGTGCTGTCTAATTTTTTCCAAAGTCTCCGGATGATTttgattgtatttatatatgctttccatcaaaaaatacaaatcattttCTGTTGGTTGcacttttttattatgtaatctaaaaaaaaacaaattttattcaaaaaaaaaattataaaaatattagtttaatttttattccttGTTTCAATTTGATATTTCTTCACGAGATCGTTGtcgtatatatatttttttagttttataaatatttctcgACAAGTGCCACATGCTTCGAAATCGCAAAGTTCTTGATAAGTGTCACATGGAACGGAATTACAAATCACACAATCGTTTGTAGAAAGCATACATTTTTCTAATTCACCACCTGCATCAGATTTTACAACATAATCTAATAATCAATCAAAATCAAGATCTTTCTTGACTACTTATCCATATAAATCAAATTCTTCAAAgcttgtttttgacattttttttattatgtaatttaaaaaaataaattatttgtaatctaaaaaaatattttatatactctACTTAGTTCTACATAAATATGACAAGAATTCAAATTACAATATACACAAACAGGGGAACAATCACATTGTGCAATTTCACAAAGAGCATCATATACAAAATCACGCTTTTTACAAATAACATAAAGTAATTCTTTCATGcacttcagtttttttttagttttttcacaaatttGTGAATCGTGTTCGCTTAAAACCCAATATTGCATTAACATTGACGCTTtccatttcaataaattttccttttcaattttaaaggttttttcttCTGAATAACTTATAACTTGTAGTTCTTCTGGTTTTATTTCACGAACTTCTTTTACAAAATGAACAAATTGTTCTTCAGTCATTTCTTTACTCGCTCGCAATTCTTCTAAAGGTATAAAGTGTTCATCATTAGTCGTTTCTTTACTTGGTTGAAATTCTCTAATGGAAATAAAGACATAAAGGGTGAATAGCTATACTTGTCATAACCTTCACGAATGATACTGTAACTATAATCTCctattagttcaaaaaagaGAGGAGCAAACTCTTTATTCACATTTTCGTTAACGATATCATAACCaccatctttatttttaacaagttcCATTTCATAAGCTacatccatttttttattatgtaatctaaataataattacaaaacttttttataatataatataattttcaaatgttttgagtaccatttctttaatattttctcCATCAATATATTCTCGAATTAAATCTAAATTTCTTTTACAAGAATGACAAGGATTTAAACCAGAACAATGTTCTTCAATACAAGAATCCACTTCTTCCacagtttgttttattatttgactaTCATCATGAAAAACAGCTACATCTATCATAAGCCTTGTGATTAAACTTTCAACTTCatatttaaaagacattttttatgaaatctaaaaaaaataataaaaaaataacaatataaaattatttatttacaattttttttgaataagtaTTCATTGCATAAACAATTTTAGTCTTTTGACAATTTTGACAGAGTTCTACATAACGATATGTTGATTCAGGTGGTGAAACAAGACTATTTGTTGCTTGTActattatttttaccatttttttattatgtaatctaaaaaaatttatatttttattttatcatcaaaCCATATACATGTTgttatttctaaaagttttgttttcatattaCCAAAAATTGATTCTTGACAAATTTCTTCAATATATTCACTACACTGTTTACAAAGATTATTACTTTTACATTGACAATGTCCTACAAAATGAGCAAGTGAAAGTGTTTCTGTTGAGACATCCAGTTTTTGAGCAgcttgtaatataatattttccatttttttatctaatctaaaaaaaaagtactcaaaTACTCcatcatatttaaaaatgaacgtTGTAATTcctcacaaaaaaattttttttttcagactcattttgaaaataaaaataattcattatttCTTTGCGAAATACaggaacattttttttaatgtactcAAACATAGCCACATCTCTTTCTTTCTGTTTTTCTTTCTCTGTTGCTGTTTCTATATTAAGAATTTCAATATTTTCGTAAGACTTTCAATATTTGTAGTAAATAATTTGTACATAGCTTGCATTTAAACTTGTAAAGTTTTcaatctttctttaaaataatctttctcAGCATCTTCTCGtattaatttattcatttcGTCCATAGCTTCTTTTAATCTGCTGAcatgaaagtttttaacaaaatgtttagcATAGACActacatttaacaaaatattttactattttatattcaaaagcAATATCAGTATTATGTTTATCcaactttttgtaaatatgagaaaaatattttccttatttaaatTCATGAAGGAAATCCATTTCCTATtagttaatctaaaaaaaatacaaaaattatacaaaaatttaaaaaattagtatacaaaagttttataaaaaatttactgattagcaatatttataaaactagtgataaaataatttttaattgctttttttaacattattctTTCTTCAtgctttgataaataaataaaatctttcatgTCTACATCTGTTTTCATATACCTTAACATTGCATTGTCTCTTCTTATAAATTCTTCTTTTTCTCTAGATACAATAAAATCATCTTCTTCAATTGCAAGA is a window of Hydra vulgaris chromosome 15, alternate assembly HydraT2T_AEP DNA encoding:
- the LOC136091930 gene encoding ATP-dependent DNA helicase PIF1-like, translated to MLSLQQQKALQWLDEGINFLITGGAGCGKSYIVKEIAQSIHIYKTIHITASTGKAAHLLNGVTIHAFAGIETAQTFDLLHLITCEIKQCYDELFRGIQVIACGDFFQLPPVKGEFVFESKIWQQYMTQVLVLTECFRQKEDAQFFGALNDIRFGQVSDQTINYFMTRCFEKDENINIKYTRLFFRNLEVDIYNNKKMDNIKYEGRWFYAKDVIKNPNIQYSFQIPAAVNLKISAVVMLVRNINVEEGLCNGSVVTLTLLENNAVWVSMNGKEVKIEFVKEDILDCSHAVVGSRLRLPL